The sequence below is a genomic window from Macrotis lagotis isolate mMagLag1 chromosome 7, bilby.v1.9.chrom.fasta, whole genome shotgun sequence.
tatatttattacatgtatatattttattgccATTATATCTCTGCTGGTTTAACATAATATACTAAATAGTTATCTGCATTTATTTTggtttctaaaaatatataaaatgcattgAAACAGCTACTGCAGCTTTCAAGCAATCGCTGTATTAGCATTGAAAGCTTCATTCTGAAAACATAAAGCAGTAATACTGAATAAATAGTGATTGTTTTATCTTCTCCATACAGCTGATGGCCTTTATTCAAAATGTTAAAATACTGTAGCAAATAGTATAAACatgcaatgttttttttttaaaatggacagAATATAAAAGTAACACTTTGCTATTTTAATACAATATAGGTTGTCATAAACAACTTGGGGGGGGGatatgaaaatcattttatttacataGGTATTTAAGGCCAAATTATGTAAAAGTAAAGAACACTATAAATTTGTCAATTGTCCTATTTCCTCTGCATCCTCTGAAATAAAGTTTTAGATTTCAGATCTATCATAGTTCTAAACCTGGTATGctgtttatatcattttatctaaaaatcatttattcttattcacaaagaaaattagtttttaatGCAATTACCATATTTCTTTCTTAAACCCATTTCTAACTTTAATCCATCATCCCATtattccttttttagttttttcacttaaaagtaaattacatttttttcactcACATGACCTACTGATCATTAGAACTGATGAACTTGGAATTTACACGTTCAACTTTTGTTAGTACAACTGAAATTACACATTTGTCCCTTGTGCATTGAAAGGAAAAGCAGATGCTGGTGAACTAAAATCTCTTATAAGCACAACAAAACCACTTAGGCACATGTGTTGGCAATTTTCACTGAATAAGGGACACTCAAAGGCAAGTGTGCCAATGCTTTTTCAATTTAGTCTTTAGTAAAAAAGATCTTGTAGTGCCCTCCTTCTGGAAGTTTTAGTAAAACATAAATCTGAAGGCGATCAATAGTAttaaaatattgtataatattaaaTAGCCAGATAATATAAAAAGCCTCTAAACATAAATTCTATAATCTATATTATTCAAGTTTATAAAGttgtaggcttttttttttcaattagagcCAGACACAGTCATTTGTATTCAGTGGGCTTGGGATCCAAAGCTTCAGATTATCTAGGAAAATGGATTATTGCTACCTCCTTTCCTCTTTACACTTTAGAAGAATGTCTCCTTATATTTGGTGAACCATGAGGCAGATTTAAATACATGGTTACTCAATGCTTTCTATTTACTATACAGATAGGATCATTGATATTTCTAAGGTTAACAAGAGTTTCATGTCCAGCTTTCCAAAAGTCTCACAAGTTTCCCTTTTCTTTgcaattcttaaaaaataagcaATCTCTATACATTCTTTCACTACTTTCAGAATATGTTCAAATTACATCTTGTATTCAAGCATAGTACAGTTAATAATCAAGAAGATTCTTCCTTGTGAATAAGAGGTCcctaaataaaaaatagtaaggCATATATTTGGGTAAACATCTTCCAATATTTTTGTTGAAATATAGTCCCCaaataatgacttttaaaatacccccgattttcaaataaaaaaaaaaaagataatcatgtAAACTGAGTACAAAATTGTGAAGACCCAAACAATGTCCAGGTTATTCACAAAAATAGAGAGATATGAACCAACTGTTTTCAGTAATAGTGACAAATATCAGATATAAGCATTTTGATTCATTTTGGGGAGGTAGATGCTAAGGAGAAGATTTTGACACTTTCCGATTTATCTGAatcattgaaaataattttgcttcAATGATTTAATTTTACTGGAAAGAATCAATAAAGAACCTATGTATATGAAAGacctttttcacctttttttcaatTGTCCTATTCATGAtatcaaagaaaatttgaatatttaaaaattttaaatcttaaagaTCCAAACTTCCCTGCATGAACAGGCCAAAGTCTGTTTACTGTTTaaaaaacaacaccaaaaaaagtttttgttttcttgagaAAATAGAACAGAGTGCATAttttccagatttaaaaaaaattcatttgtttttagatTAAAGCTTTATATGAAATGCTGGATTTTGGTCATAAGGGAATGTAAAAGTGCTAACAAGTAACATACATTAGGATATTAGTTGTGAATTTTAGGAGGTTGtttattttgagagagagagagagagagagagagagagtgtgtgtgtgtgtgtgtgtagatatattatttttggtttttattaagTGGGACATATAAATTGATTAGTGTCTTGTCTGTaatgcttaaaaaaattaaaaacaggtGAATTCacatcaattttcttctttcagtaGGACCACACagttcttcctttctcttgcctAAGTGATTAAGAAGGCACAGTAACCTAGTATCTATGTAATCATCTATTATCAAGGgaataatattcatagcatctgTTTTGGTAGGCCCTACATAGGAAGAGGGTTTTTAAAAAGGAGGCATCATTTAAACTCACATTCATTAAAGAGCTGATTTAATCTGTGAttgtattttaataaattctaagGGTTAATGAAAGCAAAATTTAAGAAAAGGCTGACAAAAATAACCTACATAAAATCTCAAGATCTATTTGGTAAAATATTCAATTATCTTCAGTTATCATTTTTTTGTCTAATAGGTCTGAAATATAGCAGAAACttacaaatatacatttatataataaaaatatttctaattagtGCATTCTCCTTCATGTGCTGGAAAATTCTCAGAAAAGAATAAActctccagattaaaaaaaaatgaattgactgATCTAATGTCATATTATTTCCCACCCCTCCACGTATCTAAAATGATGATACCACCCACACAATACATACGAAGTGGTTCTTTTAGCAATAATGCAAAAGTGAGAGCACCCCATAACATTTCTGTCATTGTGAATAAAGGTATGGATGAAGTCTggacacatgtacacacacattcAGGCTCATACAATATTTTTAAGTAATAAGTCACAAGTTGAGCAAtggcaaaaaaaatattaaaacattaacATTCATACATCCACCAATTCAATGGAATAAATTAAACTTTTAAGTCAGtcacattttttcctccattctcttcAGTCACTGTTTTATTTAGGAATAAACACAGAATAATACTTTTCCTAATGCTTTTAAAATActacaaataaaaatgacagcTTTGAATTACAGCTGCTGGACAAACTTCAACACTGTTGATATTCAGAAACAGTTCCTTTGTTCATCTGCATCAGTGCACTGGGTATGGCTCCAAGTGTTTGCAAGATGGgggagaaaacaaaagatatggTGGCTTATGAAATGCTTCCTCCGCACATCATTGGCACTAttccaagagaagaaaatggtacgGAACCTTGGTACCTTTACTGGTCCTTTCTCAAAGTGGTGGTGGGTGTTATTAGACATATATGCCTTCAGGATTAAAGCCAGATGAAATTGGATTCTGAAGAATCCGAAGGTTACTGGGGAGTTGCCGAGATGAACCAGGTCGTTTCAAGGACCTGGACTGGAATGCTGTCTCTAAATAAGAAAACAATCATTACTAAAGCTTAACTGTTAATTAACCAAACATGCAAGGAGTTTAGGGAAGTAAAAGGCCCTGACCTATGAAGACAAAGAGTTGATAATATGGAATATACATTAATACTtacattcaataaatttttttttggagatctAGTTGatgtaaatttataaaatattttctggatTAGTTTGCAATGCATAACTATTTTACAAATTATGGATTAGTTTACATTTACATAATTACttctgaaaaaaagtgaaatgatattGTTGTTATAGTCAGTTTTGTAGAaacaatgctatataaatatatatgagtgATTGACCAAATTATGTTATATTGGGCTCCAGGCATACTTTAGAAACTATGCTTGTTGTTGTTACTGCAAACAGCAAGGAGGATAAAGAGTGCCAGGTCTagagtgagttcaaatttgacttcagacactagctatgtcaccctgggcaagtcaagtcacttaactatttgcctcagtttcctcatctataaaatgaactggagaaggaaatggcaaaccactctggagTATCGGCCAAGAAAAgttcaaatagggtcacaaagaatcagacatgactgaagtgagtgagcaacaataacaaaaacacttGCCAAACTAAAAATACAATTTCAGttaagaaggagaaaggagagagattaaaTTCTATGTAGAGTATATAAGATTCAAATTGGTCAATTAGGACAACTGTACTATGTTTAGGAAAGTGAAACAGTTAAAATTAAGGACTAGAATTGGTTTTGGTTAGTTTGTATCTATTTCTTCAAGTTCTTTCAAAATTACTAATAACCAAGTATTAATCTGTagaaaaagcaaatgaataaGTAGGAGTACAGTCAATTCCAATTGCAAACTGTGGATTGTTCATTCAAAGCTGAACAAGACCATATAAGGGGGAAAAGATTAAATTATCTTCTCAAAGGAAATTTCAATATTTTACCCCTTTCTATGTCTGCATGTGAGGCCTCCACTTCGATGGGTTCTGCTGGAAGAACTGTAACCTTTGTTCCAGTCTGTTGTATAAATTGTTGAAGATTGACTTGCCGAAGTTCTTTAGTCAATTGTTCTAGTTCCTGTTCTTTGTCCTTAGGTAGAGGttcaaaaagagaggaaaaataaagatcaAGATATTCTTTATTCTTGGACCAACCAAACACATATCCACAGTCACTTGTGAGTGACTATGTATCTAGGCAGAATAATGAACACGTCTTGCCAATaagtaatttttacatttttgaatatcaatcattttttcaatATCTTGGTTACTTCTAGGCTCCTTCATAAAGTTCAAAACTTCTAATAAGATGCTGCTGTAGAAAGAGATATGGTGTTAACatttaatttgggggaaaaaaacccaaccctgaTAGTTTAAATAGAATCAATCAATTTCTGAATGTTTAAATTGGTAATTTGAAATTCTCTTATGTAAAACAGTATTCTCACCTGTAACCTTTTGGTGGCTTGTCCAAGAGATCGTTCTACAGCTTTAATTCCATTTTCCAACCTCAGACTCTGTTGTCCCTGAatatcaatttctcctttgactttACCAATCTTTCCTTTTACTTCTTCTTCATTGACCTGTGACTCTTGTACTTCCCGGTGTAACTTTTCTGCCTCCAGACCACTTTCCATATTATGGATTTGAGTCAAATAGTCCTTTAATTTGCCTTCACATTCTAAGATTCTCTGCCTTATCTCTTGAAGTTGATCCTTCaactgtttctcattttcttgttcAATCTGTAATTCATTTTCCCAAAATTCTTCCTCCTCAATTTCTacatcatttcttttgatcttctgcTCAAGACGAACAATTTCTTCTTCCAGGTTAGAGTTGTACTTTTGTTCCCAGTATCTAATTTCCACATCATTGGACTCAAGCTGCTTCTCAATGGATTGAAGCTTCTCTGTCTGCAGGCGGATCAACTTTTTCAATTCATCTGCTGTTGTCTTACAGTTACTGAGAACCTTTTGCTTAAATTCTGTTTCTTTACCTTTCCCAAAAATGTCCATAAGCCCTTTGGCACCTCCTGTAAATGTCAAAGATTTCCTTTTTGGTTCTCGCCTTTTTATTGATTTGTCATTCTGGGGTCTCAGTTTGGCCAAAGGGGGCAAGCTTTGTCTATACAAAGTTCTCTCAGGAATTCGAGCAACACTGTCTGAAGTTGGCCTCTCACTAAGAGATGGCCCCGTACGACGTAATATTAGTTGCACATCACTGGCATACTGTCCCCATTTGTTTAATGAAATGATTGGATTTTCATGAGGTGCTAAGTGCCTCTCTGTATCTCTCCATTTTTCTATTAGTGTATATCTTCCAGTTCGACCTGGGTAAAAAGAACAAGAGGTTCAAACAATATATAATATCAGAAATAATCCAACAGAGGGAGCTATTTGATAATAGTATAGTATATTTTATAAACTAGAATGAATCAGTCACCAGaagatttaaaaatgataaaattttaaaggatttagATTTGCATATAAATATGCACAACTAAAAAGTCCCAAGATCTTCAGttttcttgatatatatatatatatatatatatatatatatatatatattcctttctagagGCAGACTTCAAACTTTTTGCAATTTAGCATGTAACCTTTGAGAATTGCTGTGACTGAAATTTTTATTAACCTTCGatcaatctttaaaattaaataggaaataatcataTAGTCTGTCAATGTATGGATCATTGCTTTAAAGTTTATGTATATTAGGAAAAAGTTGTGATGTCCTTTTTTACAATCAAGTTAACAGAgatttattacatatatacaaactTTAGTTTGTAAGTGCTTTACTATCTGTACCTTCCATGCATTAGTATAATTGGTCTagcataaaaaaatgataatagagCTATTCAGAGAAAAGATTTGCAGCTCATATGAATGGAAgcagaatgaaataaacaaaaccagGAAGAGAGTACATAAAATGAttctaaataatataaataaaaacaacactAAAAATCAACTTTGATTAACCATAATGACAAGTTTGGTCCTACAGAAGAAATGAtacatatattctctttttttctgtagaACAATGGGGGACTGTGTATAAAAAAGATTACAAATATATCAGATTCAGTCATGGTTGGAGTTTTACTGCACTTTTTGTTATCATTATAGTTACAAGGGAAGGGCAATAGTGGGAAATgtgacacaaaaacaaaaatcatcaataaaagaTCAAAATCTACAAGGACTAATAGAACCTGCTGCCAGACCTTGTTTCAAGAATTCACTGTCACCTTCAAACCATGGTGAAAGATTGAAGGGATGCTCCAATAATATTTTGTGCGTGTGTgcgcgcatgtgtgtgtgtgtgacctacACAGAAAGAACAGAATAGAGAGGATTAGGGTATTAGTTTCCACATACTTTCCTCATTGAACagaaattgcatttttatttcttttgaatcatagattgagagatgaaaaaaaatattcacagccTGCCTTTTCTTGTGCAGATTATACAGTCCAGCAAAGTGAAGATAATGTCAaacatggaatcaagaagacatgagttgcATCTTGTTGATACTAGTTGTATTATATAGTTTTAGTCTACTTAAATTTCAACCAATAATTTGAAAAGGTCTCTAATGATAATTCTGTGGGAAAGTTATCTGGAtcaacaataatgaaaaaaatgtataattggTGGATCTGGAGCTGGTTGTGTGACTGGCCACTAACAGTACTCATAAATTCTTTGATAACACCTTAGAAGGAAGTCTCTAATGGAATGCTTCAAGACTGTGCTTTTCTGTAGGCTATTTAATACTtggtttatttaatattatttaatagttAGCTTATTTATCAGATTTGCAGAAGGACACACAGCTGGGACATTAAACATACAACATGACAGAGTTAAGTATAAAAAGATCTTGATAAGATAAAGCATCGCTGCtgaattctttgaaatgaaaGTCAATAAGGctaaatgaaaagttttattggaCTAAAATATTCAGCTTGACAAGTTTAATTATAAGTAAAATTCAAATAGGCTTTTGACAAGTAAGTACATTCCATATATTAcctccaaattcagcattctacACTATGTCCCTGAGTTGCATCTTACCTATGTGATTTAAGAGGAAATTTTATCAAGTTGCTCAATTAAAGGACTATCAGTGGCACAGAGGGAAAAGACCTGCATTTTGgcattttctccttctgtaaccttgggcaagttacttcacaaTTTGACAATTTAGTTTCCTTATATGAAAAATGAGTAATTGGGTCAGGTATACTCTAAGGTCACATCTGTCAAATATGAAATATCAACAGGTATGAAGAAAGCaatgttacattttttttataatggtGAGACAATGAACTGCCTTAAAAGAAACCACAAGTGTAATCACAATTGAAATTTCGTTATTTACCTGAGAGGTAATCTCATGGGTAACTGAACACAGAAAATCTATGCATTTAGGTCTCCATATCACTGAAAAGTGATGTACATCCTTCTTTGTAAGTCTATCATGTTTATTATAATTAGTTCTCAATCAGCTTCCAGACTTCCCTTCCCCAGACTCAGTAAACTTGCATTTACACTAGGGGGCTTAGTTCTTTGCCAGATTAAATGCCATAGCTCCTGTTTCCAATGATCAGTGCTCACTCAATTAATTCTTGCTGCTTTATGTTACTTCTCTCACTGCTCCTTTCAATCAAAGGAAGGTGTTGATTGCAAACAGaatgatcattaaaaaataatttaaaaataaaaaccttcctGATATGGGAAGAACACAAGGTTTTGGgatttagaataatttaaaatatatcaatCTTAGAAATGAACTAGTCCAAACATCTCACTTATTTCCCCCATTACAGaaaacaagtctttttttttaacatcaaagaTACTTCCAAATACATTCTCCCAAATTTAACAAATCATGTAAAAGTGACCAAAGaaacaatatataattatatgcaatattctcATACCCATAGAATTACATCTCTTTACTGAAAGGAGAGATTTGTGGTTTCTTTTCTGATTGCCCAGAACTTATATCATTTATTGCAATTAATGaattcagttattattatttcagttattattttaattttcaccaCCATATATGTAAGTTTCTATGTAAAAATCTTTCAAggcaaagattattttatttttgttgcatCTCCAAAGTCTAGCATATAGTATCAGATGTAaagtaggcatttaacaaatgcttctgcattaattacttttttatgaactcttttttataactttttcttgAATTACTTTTTGTGGCATAACATTtgcaatatttttataattcagctaagtggtgcagtggatagagagcactggccctggagccaggaggacctgagttcagatccagcctcagacacttaatagctacctAGATAGGGCAAGTGACTTagcccaattgccttaaataaaaaaaaagaaagaaaagaaagtagtcGCGCTTGCTATCTCCAATTCCTCATTGTCCACTTCTCAGCCCCCTAACTTTCTGGTGAATACCAGAAAATTAAATGCACCTTTCTTTCTACCATGGAATATATCTAGTCAGTAGTAGAACCCCTGGAACAAGGCTATGAATAATTTAGTGAGTTTCTTTCTTTCACAAAactaaaaaatgctatccagaatggttgtaaccaattcacaactccaccaaaaacaTACTAGTTAACCTAACATTCCACAGTCCCTTCATATTGATTGTATTGCCAATTGGTTATTTCTGAGGTGAAACTTCAgggttatttttatttgcatattatctttttttaacttttgatgaAGTAGAGTATTTTATATGGTTACCAATGATTTGCATTCCATTTAATAATTCAAATAGTTGTTTTTATAGTTATATCTATAATTTAATGCCTCAGTATCAATTTGTGTCAATTTATATACAGTTTAGATATTTGATAACAATATTTTATCTCACTTGGCAGCTTTTCTTATCctaattattttgatttggtgtgtttgtgtgtgtgtgtgtgtgtgtgtgtgtgtgtgtgtaaaaccttTAATCAGAAGGTGACATAACTTTACCTTATCTCTTCTCATCTCATAGCATCTCAATTTAGACATTGTAACCTTATTATATCTTTCTT
It includes:
- the RASSF8 gene encoding ras association domain-containing protein 8, which translates into the protein MELKVWVDGVQRIVCGVTEVTTCQEVVIALAQAIGRTGRYTLIEKWRDTERHLAPHENPIISLNKWGQYASDVQLILRRTGPSLSERPTSDSVARIPERTLYRQSLPPLAKLRPQNDKSIKRREPKRKSLTFTGGAKGLMDIFGKGKETEFKQKVLSNCKTTADELKKLIRLQTEKLQSIEKQLESNDVEIRYWEQKYNSNLEEEIVRLEQKIKRNDVEIEEEEFWENELQIEQENEKQLKDQLQEIRQRILECEGKLKDYLTQIHNMESGLEAEKLHREVQESQVNEEEVKGKIGKVKGEIDIQGQQSLRLENGIKAVERSLGQATKRLQDKEQELEQLTKELRQVNLQQFIQQTGTKVTVLPAEPIEVEASHADIERETAFQSRSLKRPGSSRQLPSNLRILQNPISSGFNPEGIYV